ACATGAACGGCCGCTGACCCGCACAACGATAGCCGCGACCCCTGAGCGCTGTTCGCCTCGGCGGACCGCGCTCAGGGTTTGCCCACGATGTCCGATCCGGACGACTGGAATGAGCGGAATTTGCGTGTACTCCCCCGACGTCGAAACGCAGGAGTACCTGGAACACCTGACGCGGTGAGCGGGGCGGGCGCTTCCGTGGGCGACACGGATGAGAAACTTCCCGGGTGAGCGCGTCCCATCTATGCCCGTGTGGACTCGGCGAGCCGTTCATCGATTGCTGCGCCCCTGTGCACGCCGGCAAGCGTCAAGCGGCCACGGCTGAACAACTCATGCGTTCGCGCTACTCGGCGTTTGCCGTCGGCGATGCCGCATACCTGCTCAAGACCTGGCATCCCGCAACCCGTCCAACCGAGCTCCGCCTCGTCCCCGAGCAGAGCTGGGTCCGGCTCGACGTCCTCGACCGCACCGGCGGCGGACCATTCGACAGCGAAGGCACCGTACGTTTCCGGGCTCACTACCGGCTGCACGGTAAAGCGGGGACAATCACCGAGCACAGCCGCTTCACGCGCACCAACAAGACCTGGTTCTACGTCGACGGCGACCACAACTGACCAGACTGCAGGGCCAGCCGGTGGAGAGGATGCGGTTGAGGAAACGCTGGCCGGCATTGATGAGCACCGGGACAACCAACCCCAGCGACGTCGCCGACAGCGTCACAGCGAGCAGCAGCGGGCTGTGCACTCAGCCCAGGGAATCGAACGCCAGTCCGGCAAGAACACCGAGAACCAGCTAGCGGCCCAGCTTCGAGCGCTGCGAGGCGGTCGGCAGGCTGAGCCGGCGGCAATCCAGCCACGGTCACGACGCCACCGGTGTCTGCATCGAGGACTCTTCTGTCGGACTGCCTGGTATGCGTGGGCGGCTAGAATCGCCACTGATATGCCCTTCCGGTAATCGCCGTGTGGAGCCGACCGGATGTGGTCGGGCTGCTCGCGCTCAATCTCGGGGAGGGACGGGCGTGAGGTGGCCAAGTTTGATCACTAAGTCGGGCGCGGTACTGCGGGCGCACTGGAAGCCCATCCTGCACTGGGCGGTCGCCGCCGTGGCCCTGGCCGCCCTGGCTACGCAGGCACCCGGGCTGTCGCACGACGTGGTCATGGCCGGTGAGCCGTTGGCGCACCTGCGGTGGCCCTGGATGGTGCTCGCGGTCGTGGCGGGCTTGGGTGGGCTGGCCCTGTATGGAGAGATGCACCGGCAGCTGCTGATGGTCGGTGGGGCGCGGCTGTCGGTTCCGACCATCCAGGGCATTACCTTTGCTCAGAACGCGATCTCGAACACGGTGCCGGTGGTCGGCGGTGCGGGTGCGTTGGCCTACGCGATCGACCAGTTGCGGCAGCAGCGGGTCGATGCGCCGCTGGCCTCGTGGGCGGTCTTCGTCGCGGGGGTGCTGGATACGGTGGCGTTGCTCGCGCTGGCAGTCCTGGGGCTTGGCTGGGCTGTGCACGTCCCGATGATCGTGGTGGTTGCGGGTGTCGCGGTGATCGTGGTGGGGGCGGCCGGTTGCTGGATGGTGCTGACCCATCCTGCGGTGCTACAGCGGGCCATGCAGGTAATACTGGTGGCCAGTAGCCATATACCGGGGCTGTGTCGGGCATGCCGGGTCACGTGGACGCGGCGAGCCGAGGAGAGTGCCCGCCGCCTGTCTGCTCGAATCGCGATGCTTCGGCCCAACGGCCGCCGCTGGCTGCTGCTGGGGGGCCTGGTAATCACAAGCTGGGTGCTGGACTTCCTCACGTTGATCGCGGCCGTGGCCGCCGTGGGCTCGCCGGTGCCGTTGAGTGTGCTCGTGCTGGGGTTCCTGATCGTCCAGGGCAGCATCGCGCTCCAGATCTTTCCTGGCGGGGCGGGCCTGGCGTCGGCCGGACTGCTCGGCGTCATGGTCGCCGCGGGCATCGCCGCCGCCCCCGCAGCGGCCAGCGCGCTGGTCTACCGTGGCATCAGTTGGCTGGCGCTGGCATTGGTGGGCTGGGTGGTCTACGTGATGCGGATTCACACCGGTCCCGTCGCCATGCATCGTCATTCCGCCGAATACGGCGAGGCGTAAGGCGCGCATGGTTGGGCGCGGGCGTCGCCGGAGGTTTTCGGCTGATTTCGTTGCAGGGCCACCGGCTGGGCTTGCGGCGTGCGGCCGCGCTCGGGGCCTTCGGCAAGCGTGCGTCCGCCGCGCTTCCTACTCTTGTTGCGTGCTAGGGCAAGCGGAGTCACGAGCCTCGCACGCATGATCGCCGGTACACGGTGTTGCTGCGCGACCTGGTCCTGTCCGGGCGGGCACGTCCCGGCATGGTCGTGACCCATCATGGCGGGCTCGACAACGCGCCCGGGCTGTTCCGGGCGTTCGACCGGCTCGCGTCGACGCCGCGCACTTGTGAGCACGCCGGGTCCGTCGGCCTCGGCGCCGCCCGCGGGCCGATCACATCGGTGCGAATCGTGCCCAAGACCGCGAATCCGACGCGCTGTT
The sequence above is a segment of the Saccharopolyspora phatthalungensis genome. Coding sequences within it:
- a CDS encoding YchJ family protein, which produces MHAGKRQAATAEQLMRSRYSAFAVGDAAYLLKTWHPATRPTELRLVPEQSWVRLDVLDRTGGGPFDSEGTVRFRAHYRLHGKAGTITEHSRFTRTNKTWFYVDGDHN
- a CDS encoding lysylphosphatidylglycerol synthase transmembrane domain-containing protein, which encodes MITKSGAVLRAHWKPILHWAVAAVALAALATQAPGLSHDVVMAGEPLAHLRWPWMVLAVVAGLGGLALYGEMHRQLLMVGGARLSVPTIQGITFAQNAISNTVPVVGGAGALAYAIDQLRQQRVDAPLASWAVFVAGVLDTVALLALAVLGLGWAVHVPMIVVVAGVAVIVVGAAGCWMVLTHPAVLQRAMQVILVASSHIPGLCRACRVTWTRRAEESARRLSARIAMLRPNGRRWLLLGGLVITSWVLDFLTLIAAVAAVGSPVPLSVLVLGFLIVQGSIALQIFPGGAGLASAGLLGVMVAAGIAAAPAAASALVYRGISWLALALVGWVVYVMRIHTGPVAMHRHSAEYGEA